The DNA region AAATTGACCAAACAAAAAAACTCTCATTTTTCAATGAGAGTTTTTAAAAATTTTAAGCTAATTTAAAATTAGTTTACAGAATTTTTTAATTCAGCACCTGGCTTAAATTTCACTACATTTTTAGCAGCAATTTTGATAGTTTTTCCAGTTTGAGGATTTCTTCCGTCTCTAGCAGCTCTTTTAGAAACTGACCAAGAACCAAAACCTACTAAAGAAACTCTTCCACCTTTCTTTAATGTTTTTTCAACATTGCCCATAACAGAGTCTAATGCTTTTTTTGCAGCTGCTTTAGAAATTCCTGCATCTGCAGCCATAGATTCTACTAATTCTGATTTGTTCATAATTTTTAAATTTAAAATTGATTAATATTTATTTGCTTGTTTAAAGCTGAACAAATATAGATTTTATAAGGCTTAACGCAAGTTTTAGCACTTAAAATGTGCATTTTTGTTGATAAAATGGGTGCAATTGTTAATAACCAAGGTTTTTTTACCTTTAAAATTTGTATAAAGCCAATGAATATGGGCGTTCCTGTTAAATATTTGTTAATCTATACTTATATACACAATATTAGTTGACATAGGCTTTTTTGTCAATTTTATATCCGTTTAACAAATCTCCAATTTTCATTTTGCGTTTGCCTGGTAATTGTAATTCTTCAATTACAATATATCCATTAATCACAGCTATTTTTAAATCAGCTTTACCTACTATTAATTTTCCAATAGCATATTGGTGGTGTTCTTTTTCTTTTTTAACATTATAAATTTTCATTTCTACCGATTCGCCATTATTATGTAAAACTGTCCAAGCCCCAGGATATGGATTTAATCCTCTAATCATATTGTAAATGTCATCTATAGATTGGTTCCAATCTATCTGGCAAGTTTCTTTAAAAATTTTTGGAGCATCTTTCAATTGATTGTCTTCAAGTAAATCTTGTTTTGTAGTTTCTGCTTTTCCTTTTTCAATTAAAGCTACGGTTTTAATTACCAAAGTACTTCCAAGCTCCATTAGTTTATCATGTAGTGTTCCAGCAGTATCATTTTCATCGATGGAGATTTCCTCCTTTAATATAATAGCACCAGTATCAATTTTTTCATCAATAAAGAAAGTGGTAACACCAGTTTTGGTTTCACCATTAATAATAGCCCAATTAATAGGTGCAGCACCTCTATAGTTGGGCAGTAAAGAAGCATGTAAATTAAAAGTACCCAATTGGGGCATTTTCCATACCACTTTTGGTAACATTCTAAAAGCTACAACGATTTGCAAATTGGCTTTGAGCTCTCTTAACTCAGCTAAAAATGATTCACTTTTTAGATTAGTAGGTTGCAAAATAGGCAGACTTTGTGCTAAAGCATATTTTTTTACAGCCGATTGATTTAATTTTCTCCCTCTCCCTGATGGTCTATCAGGAGCAGTTATAACCCCAACCACATTATAATTATTTTCAATTAAAGCTTTTAATACACCTACAGCAAAATCTGGCGTACCCATAAACACTATGCTAACATCGTTCATTTTCTTTCTAATTTATTTTGCGAATTTAAATTTATTTTATCAGTATTCAATAGGTTTTGTAGGGTCTTTAACAAGGTTGAGGAAGGTATGTTTAATTGAGAAGCTATTTCTTTGCTAGACAATTGCTTGTTTTTCTCTAATAGATCTAAAATTTGATTTGATAGACCGGAATGGGTTGCGAAACTGTTATTTGAAGACAAACAAATATCACATATTCCACAATTTTGAGTTAATTTTTCATCAAAATAATCAAGTAGTAATTTACTTCTGCAAACAGAATTGTTAGTTGCATAATTTATTATCGAATCAACTTTTTCTAATTTTACACTATTATATTGTTTGATATCCTTAGCAATACTATTGATAGTTCTGTCGTCTTCTCTGGGTACTAAAAATTGTAGTTGACTTGTATTTTTATTGTTTTTATAACTGAGCAGGCCATCTTTTTCAAGTTTAATCATTAAGCTTTTAACTTTTGGAGGTTTAGTATTTAGTTTTTGTGCTAAAAGAGATTCATTAATTTTTATAAAATGATCAAAAATACCTCCATGGGTTCTCAAAATTATTTTGATGAGGTCATTATTAGTTCTTTCGGCATAATCTAACACTTTATCTGGTGGCATTGTAAATTTTAGTGCAGATTGTTTGTTAAAACCTTCACTAAATAATAGAATCTGCTCTCGTTCTAACAACTTTAGGGTATTGTATGTTTTTAGGATGTTGGTTTTATAGGTATTGCAAAAAGTGGCCAAGTCAAATTCAAATAATTGTTCTGACTTTTCGCCATAGGATATGTAAAAATATTGATTTAGATTCTTATATATTTCTTTAGCAAAATCAACCGTTACAACGCCCTTTTCAAATTGTTTTTTTAGGTTGTTGATTGTATGGTTATTTGCAAAAATGATTGAACTTGCTTTGTTTCCATCTCTTCCAGCTCTACCGGCTTCTTGCATGTAATTTTCCAAACTAAAAGGAATGTCAATATGAACAATAAGCTCAACATTATCTTTATCTATTCCCATACCAAATGCATTAGTAGCAACTATTATGGGTGTTTTTTCTTCCATCCAATTAAAAAAAGAGCGTTGTTTTTCTTCATTGGATAATCCCGCATGATAATATGAACTTTTAAAATTATTTTTGTTCAAATAATTGCTGATTTCTTGCACTCTTCGTCTGCTATTAACATAGATAATAGCTGTGTTTTTAATAGCGTTAAGCTGTTTTTTAAGCTCAAAATAAACATCTTCATGCCTAGAAATAATAAGGGAAAGATTTTTCCTAACCAAAGATTTTTTAAAAACGACAGCATCTTGTATTTGCAGATTTTGCATCATGTCTTCTAAAACACGATTTGTTGCCGTAGCGGTTAAGGCTAATATCGGAGCTTTAATGCCCAACTCCTTTAATATCGGAATTTTTAAGTAAGCTGGCCTAAAATCATGACCCCATTCCGAAATGCAATGAGCCTCATCAACGGCAATTAAATTTATATCTAATTGTTTTAATTTTTGCTGAATAAATTCTGATTGTAATTTTTCAGGAGATAGATATAAAAACTTATAATTACCAAACTGTAAATTATCAAAAG from Aureibaculum sp. 2308TA14-22 includes:
- a CDS encoding HU family DNA-binding protein, with product MNKSELVESMAADAGISKAAAKKALDSVMGNVEKTLKKGGRVSLVGFGSWSVSKRAARDGRNPQTGKTIKIAAKNVVKFKPGAELKNSVN
- the fmt gene encoding methionyl-tRNA formyltransferase, producing the protein MNDVSIVFMGTPDFAVGVLKALIENNYNVVGVITAPDRPSGRGRKLNQSAVKKYALAQSLPILQPTNLKSESFLAELRELKANLQIVVAFRMLPKVVWKMPQLGTFNLHASLLPNYRGAAPINWAIINGETKTGVTTFFIDEKIDTGAIILKEEISIDENDTAGTLHDKLMELGSTLVIKTVALIEKGKAETTKQDLLEDNQLKDAPKIFKETCQIDWNQSIDDIYNMIRGLNPYPGAWTVLHNNGESVEMKIYNVKKEKEHHQYAIGKLIVGKADLKIAVINGYIVIEELQLPGKRKMKIGDLLNGYKIDKKAYVN
- a CDS encoding RecQ family ATP-dependent DNA helicase encodes the protein MDTAKSILKKYWGYFDFRASQEQIINSIKAGKNTVAILPTGGGKSICYQVPSLLKKGVCLVVSPLIALMNDQVSNLKEKGIKSVAITSNLNQEQAIQAFDNLQFGNYKFLYLSPEKLQSEFIQQKLKQLDINLIAVDEAHCISEWGHDFRPAYLKIPILKELGIKAPILALTATATNRVLEDMMQNLQIQDAVVFKKSLVRKNLSLIISRHEDVYFELKKQLNAIKNTAIIYVNSRRRVQEISNYLNKNNFKSSYYHAGLSNEEKQRSFFNWMEEKTPIIVATNAFGMGIDKDNVELIVHIDIPFSLENYMQEAGRAGRDGNKASSIIFANNHTINNLKKQFEKGVVTVDFAKEIYKNLNQYFYISYGEKSEQLFEFDLATFCNTYKTNILKTYNTLKLLEREQILLFSEGFNKQSALKFTMPPDKVLDYAERTNNDLIKIILRTHGGIFDHFIKINESLLAQKLNTKPPKVKSLMIKLEKDGLLSYKNNKNTSQLQFLVPREDDRTINSIAKDIKQYNSVKLEKVDSIINYATNNSVCRSKLLLDYFDEKLTQNCGICDICLSSNNSFATHSGLSNQILDLLEKNKQLSSKEIASQLNIPSSTLLKTLQNLLNTDKINLNSQNKLERK